Proteins from one Populus trichocarpa isolate Nisqually-1 unplaced genomic scaffold, P.trichocarpa_v4.1 scaffold_25, whole genome shotgun sequence genomic window:
- the LOC7484104 gene encoding disease resistance protein RPV1: protein MASTCSESPFFSSSSSSRHRWNYDVFLSFRGKDTRKNFTDHLYTALIQAGIHTFRDDNELPRGEEISPQLVKAIEGSRISIVVFSKQYASSRWCLDELVKIVECRQKIDQVVLPIFYDTEPSDVRKQTGSYAKAFDEHEEHFKEEMEKVNKWRGALAEAGNLSGWGLNNEANGYEAEFIKRIVSDVACKLGNKTLHVAKHPVGIYSRVQGIISLLKGAKPDVGIVGIHGIAGIGKTTIAKAVFNKLYFGFEGSSFLLDVKEISDKPNGLVELQERLLHDILKPNVWKLSNVYEGMNLIKERLHRKKILVVFDDVDKREQLEALMGERCWFGAGSIIIVVTKNKHLLAEVGVDEMYHAKELDRDQSLQLFSLHAFRETHPAKNYEELSGKVVDYCKGLPLALQILGSHLSIRDKAGWEIDIAHWKNTPHDDIQGKLRVSFDALNVDTSEIFLDIACYFVGRDKEYVADIVGARYDCHPEVAFRTLIGRSLITIDTEKQNRLRMHDILRKMGREIIRQRSRNRPGNCSRIWLPKDAYNVLSKEMGTDAVEGLALDVQESFNTKSFTKMRRLKLLQINEAHLVGSYSLLPKELIWLCWSRCPLKSLPSDFHLNDLVILDMQESKVRKLWKGTKILTKLKILNLSSCPYLAKTPNFQGLSSLERLILTGCPSLVEVHQSIGNLKSLVLLNLVYCDSLKTLPESMGNLKSLQTLNVAECSQLEKLPESLGDIESLTELFTKGTSIKQLPTSARYLKKLTKLSFGGYNKVFYSPDLPSKSWFSRFSSWLSPQSCSCSIDMLPASFTSFSSLKELNLSYSGLSEATSSIDLGSLCFLENLNLSGHEFFNLPSSISRLSKLQFLTVERCSNLLSISELPSSVLFLSINDCTSIERVRAPLQHERLPLLNVKGCRNLIEIQGMECAGNNWSILNLNGCNNLSENYKMSLIQGLCKGKHYDICLDGGEIPEWFSHRGEGSALSFHFSVPDGNKLQALLLWVVLSASTNEATRESSFLQFDMCVATFKNKSNGIELFETMAAVTFDRTITKHSWIQHIPLIGLEESLQGVEELEVNVKISLYDVPKCWVEKCGVHLIMEKNKADSDQEIDINALGSDDQLLESSLTRELQKWKITGCSKFG, encoded by the exons ATGGCTTCCACGTGCTCTGAGTCTCCGTTCTTTTCTTCGTCTTCATCCTCTAGACATAGATGGAACTATGATGTTTTTCTAAGTTTTAGAGGAAAAGATACCCGCAAGAACTTTACAGATCATCTCTATACCGCCTTAATCCAGGCCGGAATTCATACTTTTAGGGATGACAATGAACTTCCTAGAGGAGAAGAAATCTCTCCACAGCTTGTCAAGGCAATTGAAGGATCAAGGATTTCTATAGTGGTCTTCTCCAAACAATACGCTTCCTCTAGATGGTGTCTTGACGAACTGGTAAAGATTGTTGAGTGCAGGCAAAAGATTGACCAGGTTGTTCTTCCTATATTCTATGATACGGAGCCTTCAGATGTCCGAAAACAGACCGGGAGTTATGCAAAAGCTTTTGATGAACATGAAGAACACTTCaaggaagaaatggagaagGTCAACAAGTGGAGAGGAGCTCTTGCAGAAGCGGGAAATCTATCTGGATGGGGTTTAAACAATGAGGCAAATGG ATATGAAGCGGAATTCATCAAAAGGATTGTCAGTGATGTAGCTTGTAAACTGGGAAACAAAACCTTGCACGTAGCCAAGCACCCAGTAGGTATTTATTCCAGGGTTCAGGGAATTATTTCTTTGCTAAAAGGTGCAAAACCTGATGTTGGCATCGTGGGAATACATGGGATAGCTGGAATAGGCAAGACAACAATAGCAAAAGCTGTGTTTAACAAactttattttggatttgaggGGAGCAGTTTTCTTTTGGATGTCAAGGAAATATCAGATAAGCCGAATGGTCTGGTTGAATTACAAGAGCGCCTTCTCCATGATATTCTGAAACCAAATGTTTGGAAGCTCAGTAATGTTTATGAAGGAATGAATTTGATCAAAGAACGACTTCATCGTAAGAAAATTCTTGTAGTTTTTGACGATGTGGACAAAAGGGAACAACTGGAGGCATTGATGGGAGAGAGATGTTGGTTTGGTGCCGGAAGCATAATAATTGTTGTAACTAAGAATAAGCATCTGCTAGCAGAAGTGGGGGTAGATGAAATGTATCATGCTAAAGAATTGGATCGAGATCAGTCTCTTCAGCTTTTCAGTTTGCATGCTTTTAGGGAAACCCATCCAGCAAAGAATTATGAGGAGCTGTCAGGAAAGGTAGTGGACTACTGCAAAGGACTTCCTTTGGCTCTACAAATCTTGGGTTCTCATTTATCCATAAGAGACAAAGCTGGATGGGAAATCGATATTGCCCATTGGAAAAATACTCCGCATGATGATATTCAAGGAAAGCTTAGAGTAAGTTTTGATGCACTGAATGTGGATACAAGCGAGATATTCCTTGATATTGCGTGCTATTTTGTTGGCAGAGACAAAGAATATGTAGCAGATATAGTAGGTGCTCGTTACGATTGCCATCCAGAAGTAGCTTTCAGAACTCTCATTGGAAGGTCTCTCATAACAATCGACACCGAGAAACAAAATAGGTTAAGGATGCATGATATATTACGAAAGATGGGAAGGGAGATTATTCGTCAAAGGTCGCGTAACCGTCCTGGAAATTGCAGCAGAATTTGGCTTCCCAAAGATGCATACAATGTACTCTCCAAGGAAATG GGAACAGATGCTGTGGAGGGTCTGGCACTAGATGTGCAAGAATCTTTTAACACAAAATCGTTTACAAAAATGAGACGTTTAAAATTACTCCAAATCAATGAAGCACATCTTGTGGGAAGCTACAGTCTTCTCCCCAAAGAATTGATATGGCTTTGTTGGTCTCGATGCCCTTTGAAATCTCTGCCGTCTGATTTTCACTTAAACGACCTTGTTATACTTGATATGCAAGAAAGTAAAGTACGAAAACTTTGGAAGGGGACTAAG ATTCTTACCAAGCTGAAAATCCTCAATCTCAGCTCTTGCCCCTACCTTGCTAAAACGCCGAACTTCCAAGGACTCTCTAGTTTGGAGAGACTCATACTTACAGGATGCCCGAGTTTGGTTGAGGTACATCAATCTATTGGAAATTTGAAGAGCcttgttttgttgaatttggtGTACTGTGACAGCCTAAAGACTCTTCCAGAAAGCATGGGTAACTTAAAATCTCTTCAAACTCTGAACGTTGCTGAGTGCTCACAACTTGAGAAATTGCCAGAGAGTTTGGGTGACATAGAATCCTTAACAGAATTGTTTACAAAGGGTACTTCGATTAAGCAACTTCCTACTTCAGCTAGATATTTGAAGAAGCTGACAAAGTTATCATTTGGTGGATACAACAAAGTTTTCTACTCACCTGATCTACCATCTAAATCTTGGTTTTCAAGATTTTCATCGTGGCTTTCACCACAAAGCTGTTCTTGCTCCATAGATATGCTACCTGCTTCTTTCACTAGTTTCAGCTCATTGAAAGAACTAAATCTAAGTTATTCTGGTTTGTCTGAAGCTACAAGTTCCATTGATCTTGGGAGTTTGTGCtttcttgaaaatttgaatttgtctGGACATGAATTCTTCAATCTGCCTTCTAGCATTAGCCGCCTTTCTAAGCTTCAATTTTTGACGGTTGAGAGATGCTCGAATCTTCTATCAATCTCAGAGCTTCCATCAAGTGTACTGTTCTTGTCTATCAATGACTGCACATCCATTGAAAGAGTAAGGGCACCACTTCAGCATGAAAGACTACCATTACTGAATGTAAAAGGGTGCCGAAATTTAATAGAGATTCAGGGTATGGAATGTGCGGGCAATAACTGGTCCATTTTGAACTTAAATGGCTGCAACAATTTATCTGAAAACTATAAGATGAGTCTCATTCAG GGATTATGCAAAGGTAAACATTATGATATTTGCCTTGATGGTGGTGAGATACCAGAATGGTTCAGCCATCGTGGAGAAGGATCTGcattatcatttcatttttcaGTTCCAGATGGTAACAAACTCCAAGCGCTGCTTCTTTGGGTTGTACTCTCGGCCTCCACCAATGAAGCCACTCGAGAATCATCATTTCTCCAGTTTGATATGTGTGTTGCTACTTTCAAAAATAAGAGCAATGGTATTGAATTGTTTGAGACGATGGCGGCAGTTACGTTTGACAGAACTATCACGAAGCATTCTTGGATACAGCATATACCGTTGATTGGGTTAGAGGAATCGCTGCAAGGTGTAGAGGAATTGGAAGTGAATGTCAAAATAAGCTTATATGATGTTCCAAAATGTTGGGTAGAAAAATGTGGGGTACATTTGATAATGGAAAAGAATAAAGCAGATTCAGATCAGGAGATTGATATTAATGCTCTAGGCTCTGATGATCAGCTGTTGGAAAGTAGTTTGACAAGAGAGTTGCAGAAATGGAAAATCACCGGTTGCAGTAAATTTGGATAG